GCCAAAGGCTGCTTTAATCTGGCGTCTGATGCCATAAGTTTCAAAAATGGGTTTAGTGCCTTTGTAAAATTGAACGATGTTTGATTTTTCGGGAAGATTATTCTCGAGATATATTTTAATGCCTTCGTAAATATCCCGATCGTTAACTATAATTTTTGAAAAACTACTGTTCAATAAATCGCGAATAATACTCGATGTCTTGTCCAGTTCGCTCATGAGCTTTACCGGAGCTTTTGCCTTAAACATTTGAGCATGCATTGCTTTCCAGCGTTCGCACAGATTATTGATCTCTTCGTGCATTTCAGCAACCTTTTTTCCTTCAGCTGCGGTACGAACTACAATGCCAAAATTTTTTGGCCTGATGGATTCTACCAGATGAAATAATCGATTTCGTTCGTCGGAATTTGCAATTTTCTTGGATATCGCAATCGTATTATTAAATGGGGTAAGCACCAAAAATCTGCCGGGAATCGTGATTTCACAAGTTAAACGATGTCCTTTAGTCGAAATGGGTTCTTTCAGAATCTGGACCAGTAAATTGTCCCTTTTATCGAGAATTTGAGCAACTTTCCCATTTTTGGGAATCTCAGATTGCAAAACAAATTGATCTAATAATCCTGCGGTATATTTTCCTTCTACAGATTCCTGGGTATACTTCAAATTTGAATTGAATAGCGGACCCATATCGGTATAATGTAGAAAAGATTCCTTGCGGTGACCAATATCCACAAATGCCGCGTTGAGTCCGGGCATAAGTTTTTTTACCTGTCCGAGAAATATATCACCGACATTGTATTGTGTGTTTGACTTTTGCTTGTGTAGCTCAACGAGCATTTTATCTTCAAGCAAAGCAATCTCTACAGAACCTTGTTGTGCAGAGATAATAAGTTCTTTTTCCATGCACCATTTATAAATGATGCGGAATGTTGGCGAACATCACAGCATAGAGCATACTGATATGGATTTTCAATAGCAAACTTGAAACACCTTAATTAATCATGAATGGTTCCTGGGAAAAGGCCATCAAGATATTTGCTGTCAATGGTTCTCGGATTGGGAATATTCTAAAAATCCATAAAAGCTACTACTCTGTCAGGCCAACAGCCAAACAGCGCAGTCATGAGTTTTAGAAGAAGTGTTTTCCATCTGTGGAAATCGCAAACATTACGCAGAATAATGAATCTACCTGTTCTTCTTCTTGTGCCTGTTCTTTCTCAATCGCTTTTTCCGCTTGTGCGTAGCGATTTTATGTCTTTTTCTTTTTTTACCGCAAGGCATAAATTATTGTTTACAGTGAATTATATATTTTTCAATCTCTTGTTTTCTTTGTGTCTGCTCTAAAAGTGCAACCATTAAACAATTTGCTCTTTCATGTTCAGATTCGGCATCCAATACTTTTCTGATTCGCGCTTCTGCTTTGTCAAACTGACCGGTTTGCATCCCTAATTCCGCCAACTGAATTTGCAAAGGAACATATTGCGGATACTTTTTCTCCAAATCCAGCAACATTCGAATGCCTTTCATCGGTTCACTTCCCGGCAGTTTTACATACGCAAGGGCTCTGTACATTTCAAAATCGGCCTGATCCGGTTGAAAGGATAAAGCTTGTTCAAAACTACTCACCGCCATTTGCTGACAAAACAATTTCTGCTTTTCATCGGTTTCGCTTTCCAAACCATATAAAAAAGTTGTTCCCGCTATTTTCCAGCTTTCCGCTGTCTTTTCGATTTCTGCAACTTTTTGCGCGTAACTTCCGGAAATACTATAAGCCTCTAAGCCAAACCAAAATCCGGATATTTTTTTTAAAAGTTCCAGCTTGTCGGCATCTGAAGCTGCAGCAGAAATTTTTGTATTCAGTATATTAAGTTCAGCTTTCTGAACTTCATTTAGCTGCTTTATTTTTTCCTGGATCAGATTTTCAACTCCTGTTGCCTCAAGACCTTTCATACGTTGTCCAGAGGATTTCCTTATTTCCGGGGTTATCGTACTCAAACCAAAATAAGTTAGTAAAAGTAGCCCTAGAAAAATGATTCCTAATTTTATAGGATTCATTTAAAAGAATTATAAATCGTCTCCCTCGTCATCATCCTCCTCGGTATGCTCCGGTTCTTTACCCGATTTCACATGATCCACAAAGATTTTAGCCGGTTTGAATGACGGGATAAAGTGCTCCGGAATCTCAATAGCTACGTTTTTCTTAATATGGCGACCAATTTTTTTAGCCCTTTTCTTGACTACAAAAGATCCAAATCCCCTAATATATACGTTTTCACCGTGAGCTAAGGATTGTTTGACTTCCTTGAAAAACATTTCCAAAGACACCAAGACATCAACCTTGGGTACCCCGGATTTTTCTGAAATCAATGCTACCAGATCAGCTTTTCTCATTTGCTTGATATTTAGATAGTTATGAATAACCGCCCTAAAAGAGCGTGGCAAATTTCGCAATTTAATTTGGTTCTCAAAACTTTTATAGCTTTTTTTATTTTAAATTATATATTATAACTTTTTCTATATCAACAAGATAGCTAAGGTTTACGGGGCTTTGAGCCATGAATTACTAACGAAATAATCCTACCTTAGCGGCTCAAAAAAGAAGAATATGTTATTATCGATGACCGGGTTCGGAAACGCAAAAGGACATTTTGAGGGTAGAGAAATCGTTATTGAACTCCGTTGTATCAACTCAAAAGTCAGTGACTTCCGCTTAAAATTACCCAATAGTTACCGCCAGCACGAACTCGATATCCGTAAAATTCTGAATGATAAAGTGATCCGGGGAAAATTAGATCTCAATATTTCCATCGATTCCAATGGTATGAGCGAAGAGTTTACGCTCAATAAACCATTGTTTATGAATTTTTACAATCAGATTCAACAACTTTCGACATCTATTGACCTGAGTCACTCCGATATCCTTAACGCCATTCTCAAGTTTCCAAATGTCATCTCGGCTCAGGAAACCTTGATTTCGGCCCAACAGTATAAATATACAGTTGACTTATTATTGGAGGCTATCGAAAAATTAAACGATTTCAGATCTATTGAAGGGACCATGATAGGCAATGATATGGCCCTTCGCACACAATTCATTCTAGACCATTTACAAAAAGTAGAAGCACTTGATACAGATCGCCTATCGATCTTGAAAGAAAAACTCAAAAAAACCATTGAATCCAATCTTGATTCTGAAGCTATCGACCGCAATCGTTTTGAACAGGAAATTATTTATTATCTCGAAAGACTTGATATCACCGAGGAAAAAGTTCGACTCAAACAACACTGCGTATACTTTTTGGAAGAATTAAATATTAATGGTATTATTAAATCCAGAAAACTCAATTTCATAAGTCAGGAGATCGGTCGCGAAATCAATACACTCGGATCCAAAGCTCAGTATTCACCTATTCAAAAATTGGTGGTCAATATGAAAGATGAGCTTGAAAAAATAAAGGAACAAATGTCGAATATTCTTTAATGGAAAGCGGTAAAATCATCATTCTCACGGCTCCATCCGGGTCCGGAAAAACAACCCTGGCCAGATTTCTGTTACAAACATTTGATCAGCTATTGTTTTCTGTATCCGCAACGACTCGCCCTGCCAGAGCCGGCGAAACTAATGGGAAAGATTATTACTTTATGGACAAGGATCAGTTCCTAACGAACGTTAGTAATCATGCATTTTTTGAATACCAGGAAGTATATACAGATCTTTATTACGGTACACTGAAGAGTGAAATGAGCAGAATCTGGAGTTTAAGTAAAATTCCATTACTCGATATTGATGTCAAAGGAGCCTATAATATCGAAAGTTATAACAACTATGAGACCCTCAGTATTTTCGTAAAAGCATCCAGTATTGAAGTTCTTAAAAATAGATTGGTTTCCAGAGGTACCGATTCTATAGAATCCATTGAAAAAAGATTACAAAAAGCTAATTCCGAGTTGGATTATGCCAGGCATTTCGATTATGTAATTACCAATGATAAATTAGAATTAGCGCAGCAGCTATTAAAACAAATTGTCTCAGATTTTATTTAGTCTCCTTCCTGATCAAATATATATACTCCGTTGCAATGAATTTCGTAAAAGATAATTCTGGGCTGAGCCTGAAGACTCTTTGAAAAAATGGAAATTTAAATAAGGCTATTTTTAGGATATGGTGTTCCTTGAACCACTGCTCCAAATCTACTTCTTTTTTATCCGGAAATAAAAATCGAAACACAAAGTTACTGGGATTAAACTGGCTGATCACCAGCGCTTTTGTAAAATTTTCTTGTATGCGTTCCATAACTATTTCTTTCTCCCGGATTGGCATATGATCGATAACTCCTAATAAAAATATAATATCGAATTGCCCCTGTTTTAATTCAAAGTCCAGGATGTCACTGCAAACAAAATTTTCCTTGTTTTCAAAAGGAAGCTGATCTACACCTGTGTAATGACAACTTTGATCTATTAAAAATTCGCGAAGCAACATTTCGCCACAACCCAGATCCAAAACCCTTTCATGAGCAATCGGAAATTCCTTCAGTATCTCTTCAATCCTGTTTTTATAATACGATCTATTTCTTTGAATTTTTTTAAAAAAAATACTCATAGATGTTCCTCCGTGTTTAATTAGATTTCTTCATCGCATTTTCGATGATTTCATCATAAGCTGCAAAAATGTGTTTCGATTCAAATTCATCCAAAACACATTGTCGGCATCTCTTTCCCATAGCCGACAATTCTTCATCGGACAAAGTCATGATCCTTTTCATAGCTATCGACAAAGCTAATGCATCTTTGGGTGGAACAATAAATCCATGCACATCCTGTACGATCGTTTGTTTGCATCCGGCCACTGATGTCGTAATCACAGGTAATTCCATTGCCATAGCCTCCAACATCGCTTTCGATCTACCTTCCCGATATGATGGTAAAACAAATACATTTGCCTCAGACAATCTTTTTCGTACATCTTGTTCAAATCCAAAAAAGTAAAATGCCCCTTTATTTTTATAGCCATTTAAAATAGAATGCGTATTGATATCCATTGAATTATGGTCATGGGCACCAACAATCCAAAATTGAATTTCAGGATGATCCTGTGCCAATATTTCCGCTGCAGATAAAAATTCTATGATCCCTTTTTCCTTTCGAGTTCTTCCCACAAAAATGAAAACAAATGGAGTTGAAACTTTTCTCTGCCTTTCACATTTAAAATGTTCTGCATTTACCCCACTTCCAGAAATGACCTTACCCCGGTTTTGCCCAATTAATTTTCGATTTCGAAACCACCATAAATCTTCTTCATTATGAAACACGATCTCTGTGTTCTTGCTTAAAGCCCATTTATAACATTGCAAGATCACATTGCGCAACAAGTTTGGTTTGCCGGCTGTAAATCCCAGACCGGTAAGATTTGAAACGGCCTTAATACCAAGCCATCCTGCAGCCAGACTACCATAAATATTAGGTTTGATGGTATAATTCAATACGATATCCGGTTCTAAATTTTTAAAAATTCTATACAATTCGATTAAACATAAAATATCACGAAATGGATTTAGTCCTTTCGCCTCTAACAGCTGTAACTTCTGAAAATGAATCACTTCAGGAAATTTCAATTTCGAAGTATAATGATCTTCCGGTGCGTAAACAAACACGTAATGGCCCATTTCTGCTAGATGCAGGATCAATTCCATTCTGAAATTATAAATATTCCAGCAAGAGTTCGCTACGATAGCTATTTTACATCTTCTCATGTCAATTTCGCATACTTTGAAGTATTGATGTAGCCATATCCAAAGTGATATGGTTGCGCTTATACTTCTCTATAAAATCAGGTCTCGACAACAATTGATATTTATCGTTTTCCAGATAGTTTACAACGGCATCCACATCTCCGGGATTAAAAATAAAATAATTACTTTTTATTTCTTTTTCAATAAATTCTTTCGCATATCCCTTTACTCCTGCCAAAATCGGCAGATTACCGGATGCATATTCAAAAAGTTTAGAGGGCAGTACTTTTTCCAATGATTTAAAATCATTCAGGTGTAAAAACAAATAATCTGATTTCAGATAATAATGAAGTAATGCATCTCTATTGACAGGGAGATGCCATTCTACATTGCTCACTTGAAACTCGTCTAAAGCTGTTTGTAATTTATTTTTAGCAGAACCATCGCCAATCAATAAAAACGTGAAACGTCCCTCAAGTTTTTTTGCAAGTGCCGGCACTATGTGATGCAATCCCTGTGCTTCTCCAATATTACCTGCATAACAAATCAGTTTTTTTCCCTCCGTATTTACGGAATCTTTTTTCCAATTTAAAAATGCATCGTCAATTCCATTTGGATAAAAACTGGTGCTACCTTTAAATCCTTTGGGAATATTGCTTTGAAAACCACCAGAATTGATGTTAATATGCGATGCATTCATCAAACAGGGTTTTTCAAAAAAATGGCGTACAGTAAAGCTTAGCAACTCATTTAATAATGGTATCCTTATAAATTCTTTTAAGTTCTCAGCAAATAAATCTCTTAAATCAATATAATACTTTATTTGTCCTCTTTGAGAAAGTTTATAAGCCAGATATGCAGTAAATAATTTTGATGAAGAAGCAAAAATGAAATCAGGATTGATTTTTTTTACCAGCACTTTTACCTGTCTCTCGAATTCGTAAAAGGATCGAATCTGACCCCAGAAGCGGTTGCCGTGTTGAGATACATGGAGCCTGTAAATGTGCAAATTGTCCTTTTGCTCGAATTCCAAAGCTGTTTCCTTGAAGTTTGAATATCTGTTTGGTTGTGTACAAAACAAATGAATTTCAGCATGGCCATCAACCATATCCGACAATGCAAGTGAAAGTGCATGATTCCTGAAAGAACCTGCGCTTAGATCCGGCGGATAGTGATAGGTTAAATAAACAATTTTTTTCAAGGCTTCCGGCTAATTTTGGTTTGGAGCTGTCCGCAAAAATACACCATTATGCGTTCTGCCTTTCTCGAATCATTAAAACCAAAATTTTGAAGATACGTTTGTTTGGTAATGGATTCTGCACCAAAAAAATGGAAAGTGATCGCTTTTTCTACCAAATGAATACTTGCACTATCGACCTTGATTTCGCCTACTGCCCCATCAAAATGAAAGATCGCAATTCCTTTTTGATCTTTAAGCTTTGTACTTTCAAATGTATCCCATATTTGCAAGCCATCAATTACTTTTTCAATCCTTCGATGGTGAACATGTCCCTGATACCATCTGACTTTTGAATATAATTTTTCAGGCCCGCTTTCGATGCATTTCACCTTTGCCCTTCTCCCCATTCTAAAAGCTGACCATATTTCCGATTGATTATCTTCCAAATTTTCAACTATCAGATTGTGATTTGAAGTTCCTCTTTGCTTTAAGCGCTCTTCATTACCCTCATAAGTAGAAATACCCGGATCAATCAGTATGGGCTCTGTACCCAAGTATAAACAGATGTTCAAATAATCTGCATGTTGGTGCCCAGGCTGATGCTGCACCAAAAAAGGAGCAGTGCGCATCAACAATTGATAAGGCTCATTATGCAGCCATCTGTAACCACTATCTGATAGGTGGAGATTTTTATGATCCAAACCCATCTCCATAGCGAGCTTGCGAATCGCCATCCAATTTTCAAGAGGCCAGGCAACAGAATCATTGATCAGGGGAAAAATGTTGAATCCTAGAGTTATACTATTCATCCAGGTATACATCTTACCGGCATAACCTTCCAATATCATCAGACGCTGAGCATCATATTCAGAATTACGTAGCAGTTGAATGATTCCGGAAAGGCGGCAGAAAATAGCCGCATGATAACTCAGACATAACTCATAGTGAGCACCATCATCCAGAATTTGTGAATCCAGTTCTTTTATCAGATTATTTACAAAATAATTTAGTTTGGTAGGATGCCTTAATGCCATGTGGGCGAAAACTAACGAGAGGTAGTTTTCCATTAAATGATTTCCCGACAGATGTGTTTCCAAATTATCCTCTAAGTAGGCTATTTGAGTTTGTATAGCAGTTTTGATGATGGGATCAGATGCAGGGTATTTAGACAAAAATTGCAAGCTGTAAATGATTCTCATGGATACGGGATAGGGTTCCTGTTTCAATGATCCTTGAATCAGTTGTTGAGAAAGATTCAACAACCACTGCATACGCAAGTCCGAAGCAAGAGAATCATCCATCAAAACCTCGAGATACTGTAAGTGGTAATTCCACAATTTGCCATATCCCTGAAAACTCCAATCGGGACATCCATCAAAACGCTGTGCCCGATGAAAAATGATAAATCCGCTATTTTCCCGGTATTTTGCCTCCATCGGATACACCAAACTGCTAACGAACTCAGGATGAAGGGAAAATTGATCGTATTTGTTGTAATTTTTGAATTTAATAAAATGTTTTTTGATCAAGCGATACCACAATAAATGCAGGAATTGCGACCATTTCAGGCGCCGTAGCGTATTGAAGTATAGCAAAAATGTGCTCAGTGTAAAATTTTTATGCTGTTTATTATCATTAATGATGAATAGCAGCAGTCGTAAGTCCTGCATACTTTAGACAACAAAATTAGAATTTAATTTTAGTAATGAGATCCAATATTACTTCGGTATTTAATTCCCTTATGTCAAGAAAACTACGACTCATTTTTCAAAACAACAATTTGTTTAAAGCAGCTCATGAATTTATCTCTTCGAATTCAATAGGGTATTCATCAACTCAAGGTCTCCATCTTGCCTTAATTCCCAATTTATAAAGCATTTATACAAGCAAGCCAGC
This sequence is a window from Saprospiraceae bacterium. Protein-coding genes within it:
- a CDS encoding Rne/Rng family ribonuclease gives rise to the protein MEKELIISAQQGSVEIALLEDKMLVELHKQKSNTQYNVGDIFLGQVKKLMPGLNAAFVDIGHRKESFLHYTDMGPLFNSNLKYTQESVEGKYTAGLLDQFVLQSEIPKNGKVAQILDKRDNLLVQILKEPISTKGHRLTCEITIPGRFLVLTPFNNTIAISKKIANSDERNRLFHLVESIRPKNFGIVVRTAAEGKKVAEMHEEINNLCERWKAMHAQMFKAKAPVKLMSELDKTSSIIRDLLNSSFSKIIVNDRDIYEGIKIYLENNLPEKSNIVQFYKGTKPIFETYGIRRQIKAAFGNTATLSSGAYIIIEHTEAMHVIDVNSGPKSQRQDQENAAIQVNREAAQEIARQLRLRDIGGLIIIDFIDMKNSENKVELYNAMREYMQYDRAQHTILPLSKFGLMQITRQRERQELKIDTSEICPSCAGTGKANASIFLIDQIEKDLDFIQTTRPTKHLNLEVHPFIAAFLKRGLYNYSFKWFFKYMKWISVRENPDLPMIEFRFFDGPEEEIRLKG
- a CDS encoding integration host factor subunit beta, whose amino-acid sequence is MRKADLVALISEKSGVPKVDVLVSLEMFFKEVKQSLAHGENVYIRGFGSFVVKKRAKKIGRHIKKNVAIEIPEHFIPSFKPAKIFVDHVKSGKEPEHTEEDDDEGDDL
- a CDS encoding YicC family protein; protein product: MLLSMTGFGNAKGHFEGREIVIELRCINSKVSDFRLKLPNSYRQHELDIRKILNDKVIRGKLDLNISIDSNGMSEEFTLNKPLFMNFYNQIQQLSTSIDLSHSDILNAILKFPNVISAQETLISAQQYKYTVDLLLEAIEKLNDFRSIEGTMIGNDMALRTQFILDHLQKVEALDTDRLSILKEKLKKTIESNLDSEAIDRNRFEQEIIYYLERLDITEEKVRLKQHCVYFLEELNINGIIKSRKLNFISQEIGREINTLGSKAQYSPIQKLVVNMKDELEKIKEQMSNIL
- the gmk gene encoding guanylate kinase, with the translated sequence MESGKIIILTAPSGSGKTTLARFLLQTFDQLLFSVSATTRPARAGETNGKDYYFMDKDQFLTNVSNHAFFEYQEVYTDLYYGTLKSEMSRIWSLSKIPLLDIDVKGAYNIESYNNYETLSIFVKASSIEVLKNRLVSRGTDSIESIEKRLQKANSELDYARHFDYVITNDKLELAQQLLKQIVSDFI
- a CDS encoding class I SAM-dependent methyltransferase, which gives rise to MSIFFKKIQRNRSYYKNRIEEILKEFPIAHERVLDLGCGEMLLREFLIDQSCHYTGVDQLPFENKENFVCSDILDFELKQGQFDIIFLLGVIDHMPIREKEIVMERIQENFTKALVISQFNPSNFVFRFLFPDKKEVDLEQWFKEHHILKIALFKFPFFQRVFRLSPELSFTKFIATEYIYLIRKETK
- a CDS encoding glycosyltransferase family 4 protein, whose translation is MRRCKIAIVANSCWNIYNFRMELILHLAEMGHYVFVYAPEDHYTSKLKFPEVIHFQKLQLLEAKGLNPFRDILCLIELYRIFKNLEPDIVLNYTIKPNIYGSLAAGWLGIKAVSNLTGLGFTAGKPNLLRNVILQCYKWALSKNTEIVFHNEEDLWWFRNRKLIGQNRGKVISGSGVNAEHFKCERQRKVSTPFVFIFVGRTRKEKGIIEFLSAAEILAQDHPEIQFWIVGAHDHNSMDINTHSILNGYKNKGAFYFFGFEQDVRKRLSEANVFVLPSYREGRSKAMLEAMAMELPVITTSVAGCKQTIVQDVHGFIVPPKDALALSIAMKRIMTLSDEELSAMGKRCRQCVLDEFESKHIFAAYDEIIENAMKKSN
- a CDS encoding glycosyltransferase family 4 protein → MKKIVYLTYHYPPDLSAGSFRNHALSLALSDMVDGHAEIHLFCTQPNRYSNFKETALEFEQKDNLHIYRLHVSQHGNRFWGQIRSFYEFERQVKVLVKKINPDFIFASSSKLFTAYLAYKLSQRGQIKYYIDLRDLFAENLKEFIRIPLLNELLSFTVRHFFEKPCLMNASHININSGGFQSNIPKGFKGSTSFYPNGIDDAFLNWKKDSVNTEGKKLICYAGNIGEAQGLHHIVPALAKKLEGRFTFLLIGDGSAKNKLQTALDEFQVSNVEWHLPVNRDALLHYYLKSDYLFLHLNDFKSLEKVLPSKLFEYASGNLPILAGVKGYAKEFIEKEIKSNYFIFNPGDVDAVVNYLENDKYQLLSRPDFIEKYKRNHITLDMATSILQSMRN
- a CDS encoding alginate lyase family protein, coding for MQDLRLLLFIINDNKQHKNFTLSTFLLYFNTLRRLKWSQFLHLLWYRLIKKHFIKFKNYNKYDQFSLHPEFVSSLVYPMEAKYRENSGFIIFHRAQRFDGCPDWSFQGYGKLWNYHLQYLEVLMDDSLASDLRMQWLLNLSQQLIQGSLKQEPYPVSMRIIYSLQFLSKYPASDPIIKTAIQTQIAYLEDNLETHLSGNHLMENYLSLVFAHMALRHPTKLNYFVNNLIKELDSQILDDGAHYELCLSYHAAIFCRLSGIIQLLRNSEYDAQRLMILEGYAGKMYTWMNSITLGFNIFPLINDSVAWPLENWMAIRKLAMEMGLDHKNLHLSDSGYRWLHNEPYQLLMRTAPFLVQHQPGHQHADYLNICLYLGTEPILIDPGISTYEGNEERLKQRGTSNHNLIVENLEDNQSEIWSAFRMGRRAKVKCIESGPEKLYSKVRWYQGHVHHRRIEKVIDGLQIWDTFESTKLKDQKGIAIFHFDGAVGEIKVDSASIHLVEKAITFHFFGAESITKQTYLQNFGFNDSRKAERIMVYFCGQLQTKISRKP